TCTATCAGGGCAGTTGGAAAAATAGCTCTGCAGCAGTATGATGTGAATGCTATTGTGGACAGGCTTCTACAATTTCTTGAAATGGACAAGGATTATGTGACTGCTGAGACTCTTGTAAGTCTATTAATGCTAGTTATTGATCCTTACAAAGGGTAAAATCTTGTAGGATACATTTAAACTCCGGATCTTTCCGTGCCTGAGTAAAAACTAAATGCAGGTCTTGGTGAAAGATCTTTTGAGGAAATATCCTCAATGGAGCCATGATTGTATAGCTGTTGTCGGAAATATCAGCAGCCAAAATATTCAGGAGCCGAAAGGCAAGGCAGCTCTTATATGGATGTTGGGAGAATATTCACAAGACATGCATGATGCTCCATACATTCTTGAAAGTCTCGTTGATAACTGGGATGAAGAGCAATCACCTGAggtactaattttttttcttaagatGCATTAGGCTGTATTTTGTGTCAAGGTAGGTTTCAGTATTGATTTTCTTTCTCAAGTTCTGTATGTATTAACTGACTGTCGGAAGTTATCTTCCGTTGCAAAATAAGTCACTCTTGTGCATGTCCTACATGTATGCCATAGTTCTCGCTGTAATCGTATGATCATATCATGCAGTAACAACTTTGTGTCTTGTAGTATCTAATAGTTTGGTAGTTATCATACATGTCTAAAGATAACAGCTAAAGTATTAAATGGGTTAGAACTGTAAATGGTGATAGCTGGAAACTTCTCGATTTGTGAGGCTGTAAAGTTGAATGCCCCATTGAGTAACTTGACTAAGTGTGATGAATACTTGAATATTGTTGCTTCATGAGTAAAATTTTACATCCTATTgcgtattactccctccgttccataattcttgtctcaaatttgtccaaaactggatgtatctattcctaaaaagcgtctagatacatgtaatatttcgacaagaattatggaacggagggaatagatAGCAAGACCAATGACgattctctttccttttctttttaaatcATCATCTTGAACCTAGTAGGCCATTGGATAAGATTGTATAATCATATTCTGTTTTTAGAACTCGTTGTATGACACTGCTCATATTTAATGGCCCTAGCCAGTAGCTCCTTGATGTTGAACTCCACCTCATTCTTCCTGGGATATCTTATTTTTCAGGTCCGGCTACACCTTCTGACTGCGGTGATGAAATGTTTCTTTAAGAGACCACCGGAAACACAAAAGGCATTGGGGGCTACATTAGCTGCTGGTCTAGCTGATACTCACCAGGTTGGGTCATTTCATATGATATAATACGTTTGAATGTTCATATCATCTCTATGAAATGGTGAAAAGGGTGTTGCTCCTGCTAAATTGCTACTGTGTTGCAGGATGTTCATGACCGAGCACTTTTCTACTACAGGCTTTTACAACATGATCCTGCTGTAGCAGAACGTGTAGTAAACCCTCCCAAGCAAGCTGTGTCTGTATTTGCAGATACTCAGAGCAGTGAAATCAAAGACCGGATATTTGATGAATTTAACAGCCTATCAGTTGTATATCAAAAGGTACATAATTTAGTATGACAGTGTGACTTTCAATCATCATTAAACTTTTAAACGCTGATAACTCCTTTTgctgatatattttttctgaaGTTTGGCTGTTACTGTTATGAATCCTGCCAGATGTCAAATTTAGTTCCTGATGGTGCATGTTGCAACATTGGGTAAATCTGTGGTTTCTGTATGTTCCGAACATCCGACAGTTTGTTTGGGAACTGCTCCTTATGTCAGTAATGAAGCTGCCATGTCTACTTTCTTGGCATAGCAAAACATGAATCACAAATAATGCAGCTGCTCCACTAGATTGTCATCTGCTTTACCCAATGGCCAATTGCTCCAACTGGAGGCGTCTGAAAGCAGTAATTTGATAATACTACCTCctttcctaaatataagatgttgtagttttgtcctaagtcaaacttcttaaagtttgaccaatcTTATAGAAAAACGTAATAATATttataatatcaaataagtatattatgaAGATATATTTATGAAGTATTTAATAAACTAATTTTTgtgttgtagatgttggtatatttttctataaagttGGATAAACTTTAAgaattttgacttaggacaaagttagaacatcttatgtttaggaacggagggagtaatagtcTAGTAGGGGTGTTGAAGCACGGTTTTTTTAACTTGTGTCAAACTGGGACATAAACTATTAAAAACATTAAAGTGAATCTCTAATGCAATTCCTAATACTAAAACGATCCATTTCTGGTTTCTCCAACCTGGCTAAAACCGCTGGGAGCATTACTTATAACTAAAAGGCAGTTAATGTGTTATGTCCGATGAGGCTTTAATCAGTCGTGTTTCCAGTTGGCAAGTTTAAAGGAAAACCAACTTGTGTCCCACATTGCTTCAGttttaaaacaaaatactGTGAAGTAATTAGTTCATAGAGTACTCTTAGTTCATATATAGAAGCATCTGGAACCTTGTTGATTGCAAATTCATCATCTCTCAGCATATATGAGATATTAAGCATCATCATTTAATCAAAGGCTTTGCTGGGAAGCATTGTTCAATTGTAAAACAGTTAGAAACAGTAGGGAGGAGTTGTATCTTAACCGTTGCTTGATACAAGTAGATTTTGTGGCGCAAAAAAGAGTTCATGCCATTGTTATGTGTTGATTTTATGTTTGTTGATCCTCAAGAGTTTTATTCTTGATATCCATGATGATAAATGCAACACTTTTATGGCGAAGATGAGAACTTTATATCGCCTTGATGTGCACTTATTATAATTTACAAACGTTTGATAGAACTAGAGCATGTTTTTGTAGCAAATCATCTACTCACCTGTAATGATCTGTATCATTAGTTAAAATGTACACAAGGAGTTTTGACACCTTCGATGCACTTGCAGCCATCTTACATGTTTACAGATAAGGAGCATCGTGGAACATTTGAGTACTCAGAAGATCTTACAAACTTGACTGTTGGGGTTGAGGCTCCAGAAACTGTCATTTCTGCTCAAAGGTATCAAGAAAATGATAATGATCTCCTGCTAAGTACTTCAGATAAAGAGGATAACGTTACAAGAGCCAGCAATGGATCTTCCACCTCTACATACAATGCTCCTCCTGACCTGACTGGCCCTTCATCATTGCTAAGTTCGCAAACACCAACTGAGACTGCATTAATCAATCCTGGTGGTCCAACATATTCAGCACAAACAAACTTTAGTCTCGATGACCTTCTTGGACTTGGTGTTCCTGATACCCCAGCCCCTCCATCACCTCCTGCACTGACTCTCAACTCAAAGCCTGTTCTAGATCCTGGGACATTCCAGAAGAAATGGGGCCAACTGGCATTATCCTTATCTCAGGTATGTTGTTGTCAAGTTTTCGTCCCTGCTATAATTCCTGATTATCAGCAGCACAACATACTCGCATAGCCTTTTTTCATTGCCTATCGAGTTTCATATGATTTTTTAGCAAATCAGTTTACTGTGTGAAAATCCTGTGTGCTGCAGTTGCCTAATATGTGTCTTCCCTAGTTCATCTCAGATGAGGAGTTCGAACATATCAGCTCTGATGTTCTATGTTCTGATCTTGCTTTGGGTTTGCGATTGTTATGATTTTGCTTAAGTGGTACAACACATGAAAGTTCTGGTGCGGCACTGCCGCTGCGTACTTGTGTAGTGTATGGGGCCTCTCCTGAAATTCATTTCACATTGGGAAGTTTGGAATAAACCGTTCTTTGTTCTGTAGCAATAATTTCATCCTCCTGATCTTTTGCAAATTACAAGCATTCTTCTCTTATATATGGTTTGCTGTGTTTGACAGGAATGCTCTTTAAGTCCACAAGGTGCAGCATCTTTAATGAATCCCCAATCGCTTATTCGTCATATGCAAAGCAACTACATTCAATGCATTGCTTCAGGTGGCCAACCTCCAAATTACAAGTTCTTTTTCTACGGTCAGAAAGATGGGGCTACTGCTTTCTACCTTGTAGAATGTATTGTTAACACAGCATCAGCGAAGGCCCAGCTCAAAATTAAGGCTGATGATGGGACTACGGCTCAGTCATTTTCTACTTTATTCCAATCAGCCTTGTCCAAATTTGGGCTTTCTTGATCATGAAAGCATTTTCTGTCATGGTGCTGATCCTGCCTCGTCCTGGCTCATCAAAAGATATCTGCAATCCACTGTTGTTGGACTTCAAGCAAAGCTTTTATGGTAAAATTTTATTCAGAATCTTGGAGCAGATGAAATTTCCCGTTGAACTTTCAGCGGCATGGGCATACTATCAGATTCTGCAAGGAGAAAATGCTGGAATTTTGTCAGGGTatgtctttttttgtgtgtatgtgtggATGAAAAGTAACATTGTACATTTCATT
The Brachypodium distachyon strain Bd21 chromosome 2, Brachypodium_distachyon_v3.0, whole genome shotgun sequence genome window above contains:
- the LOC100825405 gene encoding beta-adaptin-like protein A → MAPTAPSPAKSASPSQPSGKSEVSDLKQQLRQLAGSRAPDADDQRRDVFKRVISCMTAGIDVSAAFGEMVLCSATSDVVLKKMCYLYVGVHARAHPDLALLTINFLQRDCRDQDPTIRGLALRSLCSLRVPNLVEYLVAPLTTGLKDPSAYVRMVASVGAAKLYHISTTTCLDADLPAALKALMLSDSDAQVVANCLHSLLEIWTLEAANSEAAAREIETLYSKPVVFYLLNRIKEFSEWAQCHVLELASKFLPSDNNEIFDIMNLLEDRLQHANGAVVLATIKVFLHLTMSMTDVHQQVYERIKAPLLTLVGAGSPEQSYSVLCHLHLLVMRAPMLFSSDYKSFYCQFSDPSYVKKLKLEMLTAIANESNTYEIVTELCEYAGNVDVPIARESIRAVGKIALQQYDVNAIVDRLLQFLEMDKDYVTAETLVLVKDLLRKYPQWSHDCIAVVGNISSQNIQEPKGKAALIWMLGEYSQDMHDAPYILESLVDNWDEEQSPEVRLHLLTAVMKCFFKRPPETQKALGATLAAGLADTHQDVHDRALFYYRLLQHDPAVAERVVNPPKQAVSVFADTQSSEIKDRIFDEFNSLSVVYQKPSYMFTDKEHRGTFEYSEDLTNLTVGVEAPETVISAQRYQENDNDLLLSTSDKEDNVTRASNGSSTSTYNAPPDLTGPSSLLSSQTPTETALINPGGPTYSAQTNFSLDDLLGLGVPDTPAPPSPPALTLNSKPVLDPGTFQKKWGQLALSLSQECSLSPQGAASLMNPQSLIRHMQSNYIQCIASGGQPPNYKFFFYGQKDGATAFYLVECIVNTASAKAQLKIKADDGTTAQSFSTLFQSALSKFGLS